In Drosophila simulans strain w501 chromosome 3R, Prin_Dsim_3.1, whole genome shotgun sequence, a single window of DNA contains:
- the LOC6728490 gene encoding peptidyl-prolyl cis-trans isomerase FKBP2 produces the protein MKLTYILIICAFVAATAASDPKVKIGIKKRVENCTRKAKGGDLVHVHYRGALQDGTEFDSSYSRGTPFSFTLGARQVIKGWDQGILGMCEGEQRKLTIPPELGYGASGAGGGKIPPNAVLVFDTELVKIEPRSGSEEL, from the exons ATGAAGTTAACTTATATTTTGATAATCTGCGCTTTTGTGGCCGCCACCGCTGCCAGCGATCCAAAGGTGAAGATCGGCATTAAGAAGCGGGTGGAGAACTGCACCCGAAAGGCCAAGGGCGGCGATCTCGTCCACGTGCACTACAGA GGAGCCCTGCAGGATGGAACCGAGTTCGACAGCAGTTACTCCCGCGGCACTCCCTTCTCCTTTACCCTGGGAGCTCGGCAGGTGATCAAGGGCTGGGATCAGGGAATCCTTGGTATGTGTGAGGGTGAGCAGCGCAAGCTGACGATTCCTCCCGAGCTGGGATACGGAGCCAGTGGAGCGGGTGGCGGAAAGATTCCCCCCAATGCGGTGCTCGTCTTCGATACGGAGTTGGTAAAAATCGAACCGCGCTCTGGATCTGAAGAGCTGTAA
- the LOC6728492 gene encoding mucin-22 has translation MRVVGWLRGGLMLALAVMVTQARFIAKRETTGLEQAMASTSTDPDIVKAPRESGSGREPVAIKVESDILSSQASIGDERSAKTVDQTETQTASLKENLNVKETTPAFEKNESSTTTEKMVSEMELKLKEAETREPHLNGAQVDPVQELKEKVTSADAAMEESSITTTSQLNQNTTNVTNKKSTEAPFKNERLSKEFLSTTTEHILLSEKAHQKDVVITNSPLREAQPEIKDKTTESAASEKSTLPLKPVTIEVPSTTERVVNTTTTRSSDHGRSMQYSSTTEEWSRSPAAVTPMKLMPLPMTSSSSSTTSTSTPSPTTSVSFASNENVIEESTSKSEVRQLPEKRAKFISENSTNAQQLTLPNTAEVWSLAGMKAVPKAPITTTTSVPLLNHTDIANDIDMPLNKTELHKEKNLLDWMNIAMLPLTPENRTEFVVRTTLDATEGATQATTEALAVGNHSKSDITVGLEQHNVTTTRTMPSTPDPASMDLNMTTTTVRTQQLEVPMVKKMVDAVNAKLTDAVTEPQRETEAATEAATSVTLPEQLATSAVTARVDSTQTELLNVTTAAVGAESGEMSKANSTDTLSAKTSTTTTTATPMSVEHVTPEPDMEAATSQATTAATSSGTTEAAATSSTTAATPVVSEAATAAEASATSEATTAATSSVATTASTTEMAMKATQISNISDDNDDNSNDVIVATTKFPETESEQAATTASVEPTATTVSVRVAGEVSTSIRPEIIVASTRNSTIAGTSTSATSVATPTQTEIAQISNEVNLEAVTVKTSDGSSDTNELRTAEKTDNAVNNSVAITESELGALATAVETNPTTTTSLLSDVSKLSKEHESSLETNNIGEASPESTTPATVATDVSTAAAAATGVQEIVREGQHHEGQQVVDEQDTEQQLAKTTMAVITTTTTTSATTTTTSTTTTTTETPLTTTTMQPVEISLLDDSTTSTTTTTTTHAPPTRVYFESSTVASTTSSSTTMLPETTTASTQSPSQLPPTFMAPYPNELDHMQTNAQGNGTDVNVIIAITVSVIGVVALILLVAFLYLMRKRQKQTSYGQRCRPVSLDAYSLDNVSVLGSVRRKGRDVRASKRTYGNAAFDDPSLRHNLLTASELARFVERRSDVFEEFRDVPQIIARADEVPPGCEDKNRYANVIPLPETRVVLQRQGDDDKTEYINANYVRGPRDAPNYYIACQAPLESTTSDFWRMIWEQQSRVIIQATDLSENGIERCAEYLPPSATLDNHSSYGDYQVTLKHREVKDRYAISTLVLKRVDGEESRELTHYWYKWPEAGVPAEEAPIIAMLLEARSSLKSYCLEQANELREKSATLETSMDADGSKAEAGSTSSHEINGNISSRSGTRSQQGPLTVHCSPGTGRTGTIIASDMAIRSLETPKRSVDIPQLVYYVRRGRASAVQTKEQYEFIYKVASMYAAKITNLSNDN, from the exons ATGCGTGTGGTTGGGTGGCTCAGAGGTGGCTTAATGCTCGCCCTGGCCGTAATGGTAACGCAGGCACGTTTCATTGCGAAAAGAGAAACCACCGGCTTGGAGCAGGCGAtggcttccacttccactgacCCTGACATTGTTAAGGCGCCCAGGGAAAGTGGGAGCGGCAGGGAACCGGTCGCAATAAAGGTGGAATCGGATATTCTCAGTTCACAAGCCAGTATTGGAGATGAAAGAAGCGCAAAAACTGTGGATCAAACCGAAACCCAAACTGCTAGTCTGAAAGAGAATCTCAACGTCAAGGAAACGACGCCAGCCTTCGAGAAAAATGAgtccagcaccaccaccgaAAAAATGGTAAGTGAGATGGAACTCAAACTGAAGGAGGCGGAAACCAGGGAACCTCACTTAAATGGAGCTCAAGTGGATCCCGTACAAGAACTGAAGGAAAAGGTAACTTCTGCAGATGCGGCAATGGAAGAGTCAAGCATCACAACCACGTCTCAGTTGAATCAAAACACGACCAATGTGACAAATAAGAAATCCACAGAAGCTCCGTTTAAAAATGAACGTCTTTCGAAAGAGTTTTTAAGCACAACCACTGAACATATTCTGTTATCCGAGAAAGCCCATCAAAAAGATGTAGTCATAACGAACTCTCCCTTAAGAGAGGCACAACCTGAGATTAAGGATAAAACCACAGAATCTGCGGCAAGCGAAAAGTCCACCCTTCCATTAAAACCAGTAACTATTGAAGTTCCAAGCACCACAGAGCGAGTGGTCAACACCACAACCACTCGATCCTCCGATCATGGCCGTTCCATGCAATATTCTTCCACCACTGAAGAATGGAGCCGATCTCCTGCTGCAGTTACACCCATGAAGTTGATGCCCCTACCCATGACTTCTTCATCGTCCAGCACCACTTCCACATCAACGCCTTCGCCAACCACGTCAGTTTCCTTCGCCTCCAATGAGAATGTCATCGAGGAGTCCACCTCAAAGTCAGAGGTGCGTCAATTGCCTGAGAAGCGAGCCAAGTTTATAAGTGAAAACTCTACAAATGCCCAACAACTTACACTACCCAACACAGCAGAGGTGTGGAGTCTTGCTGGAATGAAGGCGGTACCGAAGGCACCGATAACTACCACAACCAGCGTGCCACTCCTTAACCACACTGATATCGCAAATGATATAGACATGCCCCTCAATAAAACGGAGCTGCACAAGGAGAAGAATCTCCTGGATTGGATGAACATTGCCATGCTGCCATTGACGCCCGAGAATCGTACAGAATTTGTGGTCAGAACCACTCTGGATGCCACCGAGGGAGCCACCCAGGCTACTACCGAAGCTTTGGCAGTGGGAAACCATTCCAAAAGTGATATTACAGTAGGATTGGAACAGCATAACGTcacaacaacaaggacaatGCCTTCAACACCTGATCCTGCATCGATGGACCTGAATATGACGACCACAACTGTGCGCACGCAGCAATTGGAAGTTCCGATGGTGAAAAAGATGGTCGATGCAGTCAATGCCAAGTTGACAGATGCGGTTACAGAGCCTCAAAGGgaaacagaagcagcaacagagGCTGCAACATCGGTTACACTACCCGAGCAACTTGCAACATCTGCCGTTACAGCGAGGGTTGATTCCACACAAACGGAACTGTTGAATGTTACTACAGCAGCAGTAGGAGCAGAGTCAGGTGAAATGTCTAAGGCAAATTCAACAGATACGTTATCAGCAAAGACAAGCACAACTACTACCACAGCAACACCCATGTCTGTGGAACATGTAACGCCTGAACCAGACATGGAGGCAGCAACATCACAGGCCACAACAGCTGCAACATCAAGTGGAACCAcggaggcagcagcaacatcatcgaCAACGGCAGCAACTCCGGTTGTCTCagaggcagcaacagcagcagaagcatcGGCAACATCTGAGGCTACAACAGCTGCAACATCGAGTGTTGCAACCACCGCCAGCACAACCGAAATGGCAATGAAAGCGACTCAaatcagcaacatcagcgaCGACAATGACGATAACAGTAACGACGTCATCGTTGCCACAACCAAATTTCCAGAGACAGAGAGCGAGcaggcagcaacaacggcGAGCGTTGAGCCAACAGCGACAACGGTTAGTGTGCGAGTGGCTGGCGAGGTGAGCACTTCGATTCGGCCAGAAATCATCGTTGCCAGTACGCGGAATAGTACGATCGCGGGCACAAGTACATCGGCGACAAGTGTAGCAACACCCACGCAAACGGAAATTGCGCAAATTAGCAATGAAGTGAATTTGGAGGCAGTGACAGTGAAGACGAGCGACGGCTCGAGCGATACGAATGAGTTAAGAACAGCTGAGAAAACCGATAACGCGGTCAATAACAGTGTGGCCATAACAGAGAGCGAGTTGGGGGCATTGGCAACAGCAGTGGAAACCAACCCCACAACAACCACCAGTCTGCTCAGTGACGTGAGCAAGTTGAGCAAGGAGCACGAGTCCTCGCTGGAGACCAATAACATAGGCGAGGCGTCTCCCGAATCGACGACACCAGCAACTGTTGCAACGGATGTGAGcacagcagcggcggcagcaacaggTGTCCAGGAAATCGTGAGGGAGGGTCAACATCATGAGGGACAACAGGTGGTTGATGAGCAGGACACAGAGCAGCAGTTAGCCAAGACGACGATGGCGGTGataacgacaacaacaacaaccagtgCGACAACCACTACAACCagtacaacaacaaccacaacggAGACGCCCTTAACCACCACAACAATGCAGCCGGTGGAGATAAGTCTACTGGACGatagcaccaccagcaccacaaCGACAACCACAACACATGCACCACCCACGCGGGTGTACTTCGAGTCCTCAACGGTGGCAAGCACCACCAGTAGCAGCACCACCATGCTGCCAGAGACGACAACCGCATCCACGCAGTCACCAAGTCAATTGCCACCCACATTCATGGCTCCATATCCCAACGAACTGGACCACATGCAGACCAATGCCCAGGGCAATGGGACGGACGTGAATGTGATCATAGCCATCACGGTGAGCGTGATCGGTGTGGTGGCCCTCATCCTGCTGGTGGCATTCCTCTACTTGATGCGCAAGCGCCAGAAGCAGACGTCCTACGGCCAAAGGTGTCGCCCTGTGAGCTTGGATGCCTACTCCCTGGACAACGTTTCGGTGCTGGGCAGTGTGAGGCGTAAGGGTCGCGATGTGAGAGCCTCCAAGCGCACCTATGGCAATGCCGCCTTCGATGATCCCTCGCTGCGGCACAATCTACTGACCGCCAGCGAACTGGCCCGCTTCGTGGAGCGGCGCTCCGACGTCTTCGAGGAGTTCCGGGACGTGCCGCAGATCATAGCCAGGGCGGACGAAGTGCCACCTGGTTGTGAGGACAAGAACCG CTACGCCAACGTGATTCCGCTTCCTGAGACGCGGGTGGTGCTCCAGCGGCAAGGCGACGATGACAAAACGGAATACATTAATGCCAATTATGTGCGG GGCCCGAGAGATGCACCCAATTACTACATAGCCTGCCAGGCGCCGCTGGAGAGCACGACCAGCGATTTCTGGCGCATGATCTGGGAGCAGCAGTCGCGGGTGATCATCCAGGCGACGGATCTCAGTGAGAATGGCATTGAGAGGTGCGCCGAGTACCTGCCACCGTCGGCGACTCTGGACAATCATAGCAGCTATGGCGATTACCAGGTGACCCTCAAGCATCGCGAGGTCAAGGATCGCTATGCCATTTCCACATTGGTGCTGAAGCGAGTGGATGGCGAGGAGAGCCGTGAGCTCACCCACTACTGGTACAAGTGGCCGGAGGCGGGTGTACCGGCCGAGGAGGCGCCCATCATAGCCATGCTGCTGGAGGCGCGATCCTCGCTGAAGTCCTACTGCCTGGAGCAGGCCAACGAGCTGCGCGAGAAGTCCGCGACCCTGGAGACATCAATGGATGCGGACGGCAGCAAAGCCGAGGCGGGCAGCACGTCCAGCCACGAGATTAATGGAAACATCTCGAGTCGAAGCGGAACACGCAGTCAGCAGGG ACCGCTAACCGTTCACTGTTCTCCAGGCACGGGACGAACCGGTACCATTATAGCGTCGGACATGGCCATCCGCAGTCTGGAGACCCCGAAGCGGTCCGTGGACATCCCCCAACTGGTTTACTACGTGCGACGCGGACGTGCCAGCGCCGTGCAGACCAAGGAGCAGTATGAATTTATCTACAAGGTAGCCAGCATGTATGCGGCCAAGATCACAAATCTGTCCAATGACAACTGA